A window of Hymenobacter aerilatus contains these coding sequences:
- a CDS encoding DUF4625 domain-containing protein, with translation MAALGVSGCSKDDDGAVDTEYPVINVDFAEAFPKQCSVLKRGQPFTFRTLLTDNVRLGSVSVDIHHNFDHHTHSTEVIECTMQAVKRPVNPFLLIKSFPIPEGVREYQTAFELSIPADVDPGDYHFMIRLTDQEGWQTVKGLSIKIE, from the coding sequence ATGGCAGCCTTAGGCGTCAGCGGTTGTAGCAAAGACGACGACGGGGCAGTGGACACAGAGTATCCCGTTATCAACGTGGACTTTGCGGAGGCTTTTCCCAAGCAGTGCAGCGTGCTCAAGCGCGGCCAACCGTTTACCTTCCGCACCTTGCTGACGGATAACGTGCGGCTGGGTTCGGTGAGCGTCGATATTCACCACAACTTCGACCACCATACGCACAGCACAGAGGTAATAGAATGTACAATGCAGGCTGTGAAGCGCCCCGTAAATCCGTTTCTGCTGATCAAGAGCTTCCCAATTCCTGAAGGCGTACGGGAGTACCAAACAGCTTTCGAATTGAGCATACCCGCCGATGTAGACCCCGGCGACTACCATTTCATGATTCGACTGACGGATCAGGAAGGATGGCAGACGGTGAAAGGATTGAGTATCAAGATAGAGTAG
- a CDS encoding HelD family protein gives MNATEQEEREYLEEIKEKLTLAIRRVDEAVRQFSDELRHKKQYIHEHQSGMDEADMVAAGQSINRMAFTGEAAVARKRKLFKLIQSPYFGRLDFAPQGQEAAPVYIGVHSFFDEQQRQNLIYDWRAPISSMFYDYELGDAAYPSPKGEVKGTIERKRQYKIRDGRLEFLLDSGVNIHDDVLQQELAKSSDDKMKTIVATIQRDQNAVIRNETAPVMIIQGVAGSGKTSIALHRLAFLLYRYRETIAAKDILIISPNKVFADYISNVLPELGEEHIPELGMEELAADLLDSRYSFQTFFEQVAALLERPNPAFIERIQFKSSFEFLSKLNQYLLHVENNYFAARELRVGSTVVPAAVIQQKFKAYHRVPLLQRFAQVAQDIRTYVRDATGRKLTGRDKSIIGEALPRLFRFNNVLDFYRDFYHWLDRPELLKLDQHRLHLEYADVFALIYLRLRLEGIPTAYEHVKHLLVDEMQDYTPMQYAVLSRLFRCRKTILGDVSQTVNPYSASSAEAIERVFPQAEVVKLHRSYRSTLKITAFAQRITPNPHIIPLERHGPAPVVAHYDGRSEELAAIQQIVNDFSSSGYQSLGIICKTQRQAQELHQALQLAGVQLLTAESTTFREGIILTSAHLAKGLEFDAVLVPFASARNYKTEVDKSMLYVACTRAMHQLTLTYTGELTDFLSA, from the coding sequence ATGAACGCAACCGAGCAGGAAGAGCGCGAATACCTGGAAGAAATCAAGGAGAAGCTGACGCTGGCCATCCGGCGGGTAGATGAGGCCGTGCGGCAGTTTTCCGACGAACTGCGACATAAAAAGCAATACATCCACGAGCACCAGTCGGGTATGGATGAGGCCGATATGGTGGCCGCTGGTCAGTCCATCAACCGCATGGCATTTACGGGAGAAGCCGCGGTGGCTCGCAAACGCAAGCTCTTCAAGCTCATCCAGTCACCATACTTTGGTCGTCTGGATTTTGCGCCGCAGGGGCAGGAAGCCGCGCCCGTGTACATCGGTGTGCATTCCTTTTTTGATGAGCAACAGCGTCAGAACCTGATCTACGATTGGCGTGCGCCTATCTCCTCTATGTTCTACGATTATGAGCTCGGCGACGCCGCCTACCCTTCCCCTAAGGGCGAGGTGAAAGGCACTATAGAGCGGAAACGGCAGTATAAAATCCGCGACGGCCGCCTGGAGTTTTTGCTCGACAGCGGCGTGAACATCCACGACGATGTGCTGCAACAGGAGCTGGCCAAGTCTTCGGACGACAAGATGAAGACCATCGTGGCCACCATTCAGCGCGACCAGAACGCAGTGATTCGCAACGAAACCGCGCCGGTGATGATTATTCAGGGCGTGGCCGGCTCTGGCAAAACATCCATTGCCCTACACCGGCTGGCGTTTTTGCTCTACCGCTACCGCGAAACCATTGCGGCCAAGGACATCCTCATCATCTCGCCTAACAAGGTTTTTGCCGACTACATCTCCAACGTGCTGCCCGAGCTAGGTGAAGAGCACATTCCTGAGCTGGGCATGGAGGAGCTGGCCGCCGACTTGCTCGACAGCCGGTATTCCTTCCAGACCTTTTTTGAGCAGGTGGCGGCGCTGCTGGAGCGGCCCAATCCCGCCTTCATCGAACGCATCCAGTTCAAATCGTCGTTTGAGTTTCTGAGCAAGTTGAACCAGTACCTGCTCCACGTGGAAAATAACTACTTCGCGGCGCGGGAGCTGCGGGTAGGCAGCACGGTGGTGCCGGCCGCGGTTATTCAGCAAAAGTTTAAGGCCTACCACCGGGTGCCGCTGCTGCAACGCTTTGCGCAAGTGGCGCAGGACATCCGCACCTACGTGCGCGACGCCACCGGCCGCAAGCTCACGGGCAGGGACAAATCTATCATTGGCGAGGCCCTACCCCGCCTGTTCCGGTTCAACAACGTGCTGGATTTCTACCGGGATTTCTACCACTGGCTGGACCGACCCGAGTTGCTGAAACTTGACCAGCATCGCCTGCACCTGGAATACGCCGATGTATTTGCCCTCATTTACCTGCGCCTGCGCCTAGAAGGCATTCCTACCGCCTACGAGCACGTAAAGCATCTATTGGTAGATGAGATGCAGGACTACACGCCTATGCAGTACGCTGTGCTGTCACGCTTGTTCCGGTGTCGCAAAACCATTTTGGGCGACGTAAGCCAGACGGTGAATCCCTACAGCGCCTCTTCGGCCGAGGCCATTGAGCGCGTGTTTCCGCAGGCCGAGGTAGTGAAGCTGCACCGCAGCTACCGCTCTACCCTGAAAATCACTGCCTTCGCGCAGCGCATCACCCCTAATCCCCATATCATTCCGCTGGAGCGGCACGGGCCGGCACCCGTGGTTGCGCACTACGACGGCAGAAGCGAGGAGCTGGCGGCTATTCAACAGATAGTCAACGATTTTAGCAGTTCCGGCTACCAGTCGTTGGGGATTATCTGCAAAACGCAGCGGCAGGCCCAGGAGCTGCATCAGGCGCTGCAACTGGCTGGCGTGCAACTGCTCACGGCAGAATCTACTACCTTCCGGGAAGGCATTATTCTTACATCTGCCCACTTAGCAAAAGGGCTTGAGTTTGATGCCGTGTTGGTGCCCTTTGCTTCTGCCAGAAACTATAAAACGGAGGTTGACAAAAGTATGCTCTACGTGGCGTGCACCCGGGCTATGCACCAACTCACGCTGACATATACTGGGGAGCTTACCGATTTTTTGTCAGCTTGA
- a CDS encoding GTP-binding protein — translation MTHSLSDTLPRKLPVTVLSGFLGAGKTTLLNHILHNRAGLKVAVIVNDMSEVNVDANQVAREGGLSRTEEKLVEMSNGCICCTLREDLMLEVEKLARENRFDYLLIESTGISEPLPVAQTFSFISEDGTLDLSRFSRLDTLVTVVDALNFARDFGSMDRLPDRHLHDADPHDQRTIVNLLTEQVEFANVLVLNKADQVSEQQLGEIKAILHKLNPTARIVPTVFGKVEPADILNTGLFNLDEAEQTIGWKEELEKAHHTPETEEYGISSFVFREARPFHPVRFWQYISEEWHPGIIRSKGLFWLASRPNDALNWGQAGGSLRAESAGSWWAAVPNPEQHPVFQENRDTILQRWSPLFQDRLNELVFIGQDMPEAQIRQELEGCLCTPEEVQRWHHGGTFQDPWPQL, via the coding sequence ATGACGCACTCACTTTCCGATACCCTACCTCGTAAGCTCCCCGTTACCGTGCTCAGCGGCTTTCTGGGGGCCGGCAAAACCACGCTGCTCAACCACATCTTGCATAACCGAGCCGGTTTGAAAGTGGCTGTGATTGTGAATGATATGAGCGAGGTGAACGTGGACGCCAACCAGGTAGCCCGCGAGGGTGGCCTCTCGCGCACCGAAGAAAAGCTAGTAGAAATGAGCAACGGCTGTATCTGCTGCACCCTGCGCGAAGATCTGATGCTGGAGGTAGAAAAGCTGGCCCGCGAAAACCGCTTCGACTACCTGCTTATCGAAAGCACGGGCATCTCGGAACCGCTGCCGGTGGCTCAAACCTTCAGCTTTATAAGCGAAGACGGCACACTGGACCTGAGCCGCTTCTCGCGCCTCGATACGCTAGTAACGGTAGTTGACGCGCTGAACTTCGCCCGCGACTTCGGCAGCATGGACCGCCTACCCGACCGCCACCTCCACGACGCCGACCCACACGACCAGCGCACCATTGTGAACCTGCTAACCGAGCAAGTGGAGTTTGCCAACGTGCTCGTGCTCAACAAAGCCGATCAGGTGAGCGAGCAGCAGTTGGGCGAAATTAAGGCGATTCTGCACAAGCTCAACCCCACGGCTCGCATCGTGCCAACCGTGTTTGGCAAGGTAGAACCCGCCGATATTCTCAACACGGGCCTCTTCAACCTAGACGAAGCCGAGCAAACAATAGGTTGGAAGGAAGAGCTGGAAAAAGCCCACCACACGCCCGAAACCGAGGAGTATGGCATTAGTTCATTTGTGTTTCGCGAGGCGCGGCCGTTTCATCCTGTGCGCTTCTGGCAGTATATCAGCGAGGAGTGGCACCCGGGCATCATCCGCAGCAAAGGCCTGTTCTGGCTGGCCTCCCGCCCCAACGACGCCCTGAATTGGGGGCAGGCCGGCGGCTCGCTCCGGGCCGAAAGTGCCGGTTCTTGGTGGGCCGCTGTGCCTAACCCAGAGCAGCACCCAGTATTCCAGGAAAACCGCGACACCATTCTGCAACGCTGGAGCCCGCTGTTTCAGGACCGCCTCAACGAGCTGGTCTTTATTGGGCAGGACATGCCCGAGGCTCAAATTCGGCAGGAGCTGGAAGGCTGCCTTTGCACACCCGAGGAAGTGCAGCGCTGGCACCACGGCGGCACCTTCCAGGACCCCTGGCCGCAGCTCTAG
- a CDS encoding TlpA family protein disulfide reductase, producing the protein MKSCSLLALALLLSGSAGYAQSICFENYQEKIVAPSRKAMETAKTDKERDSLRFVPADELKRVVGCAMPDFTAQDIQGSPISKRTLKGKVVVMNFWFIGCKPCLAELPALNDLVDQHKGQEVVFIAFGRDSKQRIVDDFLPKQSFQFQHVADSKGYADTFLASVSGFPLTLVFDQRGVLQYVHSGGYIDERAKTAIYQQVSPVIARLLQ; encoded by the coding sequence ATGAAATCATGTAGCCTACTGGCGCTGGCCCTACTGCTGTCTGGATCGGCGGGGTATGCACAATCCATTTGCTTCGAGAACTATCAAGAGAAGATAGTGGCTCCTTCGCGTAAGGCGATGGAAACAGCGAAGACTGATAAAGAGCGCGACTCCCTGCGGTTTGTGCCGGCCGACGAGCTAAAACGGGTAGTGGGCTGCGCCATGCCCGATTTTACGGCGCAGGATATCCAAGGCAGCCCCATTAGCAAACGGACCCTAAAGGGCAAAGTGGTGGTCATGAACTTTTGGTTCATCGGCTGTAAGCCCTGCTTGGCCGAGCTACCGGCCCTAAACGACCTGGTAGACCAGCACAAAGGCCAGGAGGTAGTATTCATTGCCTTCGGACGGGATTCGAAGCAGCGCATTGTCGATGATTTTCTCCCTAAGCAGTCTTTCCAGTTCCAGCACGTGGCCGATAGTAAAGGCTACGCCGACACTTTCCTAGCGTCGGTGTCTGGCTTTCCCCTCACGCTGGTGTTCGACCAGCGGGGCGTGCTGCAATACGTCCATTCGGGCGGCTATATCGACGAGCGAGCCAAAACAGCCATTTACCAGCAAGTGTCGCCGGTGATTGCCCGGCTGCTCCAGTGA
- a CDS encoding Bcr/CflA family multidrug efflux MFS transporter, translating into MREKIASNRGLILLLGMLTAFGSMSIDMYLPAFPAIARDFGVSIADVQLTLAAFNIGIALGQLLYGPLADKLGRKPNLIVGILLYIAASVGCAFADSVNALILLRFLQALGGCAGMVIARAVVRDKFAGNASAGMFSTLMLIMGVAPILAPTVGGLIIQHLHWSYIFWALVAFSSIALLWVLASLPETLPVEARNPLAVRNAFRTYGLLLRDRAFTGYALSAGMVQGGMFAYITGSSFVFIKLFGLSEQQYALLFGLNASGLIAASQLNHLLLRRFTFTQVLRAAVTINVVAALVMLVMASTGWLGVYGIVVPLFFTVGSMGITSPNATAGSLQHHAVRAGSASALLGTLMFTGGALASIAVSVFASASARPMAAVIAVCGILAWTVFHLLVARQPAEQAVEEGVMV; encoded by the coding sequence ATGCGCGAAAAAATAGCCTCCAACCGGGGCCTTATCCTGTTGCTCGGCATGCTCACGGCTTTCGGCTCCATGAGCATCGATATGTACCTGCCGGCTTTCCCGGCCATTGCCCGCGACTTTGGCGTTTCCATTGCCGACGTGCAGCTCACGCTGGCAGCCTTCAACATTGGCATTGCGCTGGGGCAACTGCTCTACGGCCCCCTGGCCGACAAGCTGGGCCGTAAACCTAATCTGATTGTGGGCATTCTGCTCTACATCGCGGCGTCGGTGGGCTGCGCCTTTGCCGACTCCGTAAATGCGCTGATTTTGCTGCGTTTCCTGCAAGCTCTGGGCGGCTGCGCGGGCATGGTGATTGCGCGGGCCGTGGTGCGCGACAAATTTGCCGGCAATGCCTCCGCCGGTATGTTCTCTACCCTTATGCTGATTATGGGGGTAGCGCCCATTCTAGCCCCTACCGTGGGTGGGCTCATCATCCAACACCTACATTGGAGCTATATTTTTTGGGCGCTGGTGGCCTTTAGCAGCATAGCGCTGCTGTGGGTGCTGGCGTCGCTTCCCGAGACGCTACCGGTAGAGGCACGCAATCCGCTGGCTGTGCGCAACGCTTTCCGCACCTACGGCCTGCTGCTCCGTGACCGGGCTTTTACGGGCTACGCGCTATCGGCGGGCATGGTGCAGGGCGGCATGTTTGCCTACATCACGGGCTCGTCGTTTGTGTTTATCAAGCTGTTTGGCCTTTCGGAGCAGCAGTACGCCTTGCTGTTTGGCCTGAACGCCTCGGGGCTGATTGCGGCCTCGCAGCTCAACCACTTGCTGTTGCGGCGCTTCACCTTCACGCAGGTACTGCGGGCGGCCGTTACCATCAACGTGGTAGCAGCTTTGGTGATGCTAGTGATGGCCAGTACGGGCTGGCTAGGCGTGTATGGCATTGTGGTGCCGCTGTTTTTTACGGTAGGCAGCATGGGCATCACGTCGCCCAACGCCACGGCGGGGTCCTTGCAGCACCATGCCGTGCGGGCGGGTAGTGCCTCAGCGTTGTTGGGCACCCTCATGTTTACGGGCGGCGCCCTGGCATCTATTGCCGTGAGCGTCTTCGCCAGCGCATCGGCCAGGCCCATGGCGGCGGTTATTGCCGTGTGCGGTATACTGGCCTGGACAGTGTTTCATCTTCTGGTGGCGCGGCAGCCAGCCGAGCAAGCAGTAGAAGAAGGAGTGATGGTATAG
- a CDS encoding NAD-dependent epimerase/dehydratase family protein translates to MSKQQQPTGPRILVTGGAGKLGKACVADLLAHNYDVFVVDTVPAKGVPGIIADLADFGQTLDALSSVGHEIHAGVAPKAFDAIVHLAAYPTPRQYPDAHLFQNNIMGTYNIFEAARRLGIHQVIWASSETTLGEPFDEAAPYAPVDEDYPLRAKSAYALAKVLMEDMARQFCYQTPDMKLVGLRFSNVMEPADYAKFPAYNDDPEERKWNMWSYIDARDGSQAIRKAIEWQATGMHAFIIANADTVMTTHSAELMASTFPNVPIRKELGEYETLLSIEKARRVLGYEPEFSWRDAKSRQG, encoded by the coding sequence ATGAGCAAGCAACAACAACCGACGGGCCCGCGCATTCTGGTGACGGGCGGCGCCGGCAAACTGGGCAAGGCCTGCGTGGCCGACTTACTAGCCCACAACTACGACGTATTCGTGGTCGATACGGTACCTGCCAAGGGCGTGCCGGGCATTATTGCCGACCTAGCCGATTTTGGCCAGACCTTAGACGCACTGTCTTCCGTAGGCCACGAAATTCACGCTGGCGTAGCCCCGAAGGCCTTCGATGCCATTGTGCACTTGGCGGCCTACCCTACCCCCCGGCAATACCCGGATGCCCACTTGTTTCAGAACAACATCATGGGCACGTACAACATCTTTGAGGCGGCGCGGCGGCTGGGTATTCACCAAGTCATCTGGGCGTCCAGCGAAACCACGCTCGGGGAGCCCTTCGACGAGGCGGCACCCTACGCCCCCGTAGACGAGGACTACCCCCTGCGCGCCAAGAGTGCCTACGCCCTGGCCAAGGTGCTGATGGAAGACATGGCCCGCCAGTTCTGCTACCAGACGCCCGATATGAAGCTTGTGGGCCTGCGCTTCTCCAACGTGATGGAGCCCGCCGACTACGCCAAGTTTCCGGCCTACAACGACGACCCCGAGGAGCGCAAGTGGAACATGTGGTCGTACATTGACGCTCGCGACGGTTCCCAGGCCATTCGCAAAGCCATTGAGTGGCAGGCCACCGGCATGCACGCCTTCATCATTGCCAACGCCGATACGGTGATGACTACCCACTCGGCCGAGCTAATGGCTTCTACTTTCCCGAACGTGCCTATACGGAAAGAATTGGGGGAATACGAAACTCTACTCTCGATCGAGAAGGCGCGTCGCGTGCTGGGCTACGAGCCCGAGTTCAGCTGGCGCGATGCGAAGTCGCGGCAAGGATAG